A DNA window from Janibacter sp. A1S7 contains the following coding sequences:
- a CDS encoding glycosyltransferase family 4 protein, translated as MRTVHVVLPGDIDDPLHPSGGNTYDREVCTGLAGLGWSVREHPVPGSWPHPQPETPAALAATLADVPDDSVVLLDGLVALAAPEETAAAGDRLRLVVLAHMVAADEAAERTALSAATAVITTSNWTRDRMLDRHGLPDARVHVAEPGVRPAEVTDGSGGGGHLLCVAPVTRAKGHDVLVEALASIRDLDWQCTCVGPLDVEPVFVRDLQERVAELGLADRVGFVGPRVGDDLDTAYVRADLLVHPTRADTYAMVVTEALVRGIPVIAARVGGVPATLGQVGGGLPGALVPPGDADALAAGLRAWLTDADHREGVRGAARGRRLTLTPWRETVTRVAQVLDEVADGPRGP; from the coding sequence GTGAGGACCGTGCACGTCGTCCTGCCGGGCGACATCGACGACCCGCTCCATCCCAGCGGCGGCAACACCTACGACCGCGAGGTGTGCACCGGGCTGGCCGGGCTCGGGTGGAGCGTGCGCGAGCACCCCGTGCCCGGGTCGTGGCCGCACCCGCAGCCGGAGACGCCGGCGGCATTGGCGGCGACGCTCGCCGACGTCCCCGACGACTCGGTGGTCCTGCTCGACGGGCTGGTCGCGCTCGCGGCGCCGGAGGAGACGGCCGCGGCGGGTGACCGGCTGCGCCTGGTCGTGCTGGCGCACATGGTGGCCGCGGACGAGGCCGCGGAGCGGACCGCGCTCAGTGCGGCGACCGCGGTGATCACCACGAGCAACTGGACCCGCGACCGGATGCTCGACCGGCACGGTTTGCCGGACGCGCGCGTGCACGTCGCCGAGCCGGGCGTGCGCCCGGCCGAGGTCACCGACGGCAGCGGCGGGGGTGGACACCTACTGTGTGTCGCCCCGGTGACCCGGGCCAAGGGGCACGACGTGCTGGTCGAGGCCCTCGCGTCGATCCGGGACCTGGACTGGCAGTGCACCTGCGTGGGGCCCCTCGATGTGGAACCGGTCTTCGTCCGGGATCTTCAGGAGCGGGTGGCCGAGCTCGGCCTCGCGGACCGGGTGGGTTTCGTCGGGCCACGCGTGGGCGACGACCTCGACACGGCCTACGTGCGGGCCGACCTGCTCGTCCACCCCACCCGCGCCGACACCTACGCGATGGTCGTGACCGAGGCGCTGGTGCGTGGGATCCCGGTCATCGCCGCGCGCGTCGGTGGGGTGCCGGCCACGCTCGGGCAGGTGGGAGGTGGGCTGCCCGGCGCGCTCGTCCCTCCGGGGGACGCCGACGCCCTCGCCGCCGGTCTGCGTGCCTGGCTCACCGACGCCGACCACCGCGAAGGGGTGCGGGGTGCCGCCCGGGGGCGGCGCCTGACGCTCACGCCCTGGCGGGAGACGGTCACCCGCGTCGCGCAGGTCCTGGACGAGGTGGCGGATGGTCCGCGCGGCCCCTGA